In a single window of the Cydia strobilella chromosome 13, ilCydStro3.1, whole genome shotgun sequence genome:
- the LOC134746807 gene encoding H/ACA ribonucleoprotein complex non-core subunit NAF1, which yields MENLNESNNKNVSLSLIAEYGTSDSDSDDTETRSNNTNDSDAAELSEMVLKNNIINACAHGPLSRPSAREEVEKSRHMIIDSSESGVVEYEVTEYREDSDSDSDSSSDSSDSDVDSVKDILEELSSSDEPETPRAEKAEPPRVQGELGLDDLPPIEDLAISLPAQEMTKIGTIASIVDRLVIVRAFPETPAVDLDSVLFLDNGAKALGKVFDVFGPVTEPHYCVRFNSQEHVRERGVQAGADVFIAPASQHTSYVFLTELMKVKGSDASWLNDVEPPSHQVEYSDDEEERRAKKAGKEQKQKPEDSDGETSKRKPRNQRPSESSSRFGSGPSRGRNPFSASRRPPPHPHPHPHPRAQRPWPTDRTPPTDFVPPFAPPFPPPFNPAAPPPFMPNAFQFGGSPRMPPMPPMMPPFRHAVPIFGANFCGNQPQWMNGPPPPPGT from the exons ATGGAAAATCTCAATGAaagcaataataaaaatgtgtcgTTAAGTTTAATAGCCGAATACGGCACCTCGGATTCCGACTCGGATGATACAGAGACTAGGTCTAATAACACGAACGATTCAGATGCCGCAGAACTGAGTGAAATGGTGTTGaagaataatattataaatgcttgCGCTCATGGTCCGTTGTCGCGGCCTTCAGCACGCGAGGAGGTAGAGAAGTCCAGGCACATGATCATAGACAGTTCAGAAAGTGGTGTGGTGGAGTATGAAGTGACGGAATACCGTGAGGACAGTGATTCGGATTCAGATTCGTCTAGCGATTCGAGTGACAGTGATGTTGACTCTGTGAAGGATATCCTTGAAGAGTTGTCGAGCAG TGATGAGCCAGAAACACCTCGTGCGGAGAAAGCAGAGCCGCCACGCGTGCAGGGCGAGCTCGGGCTGGACGACCTGCCACCCATTGAAGATCTAGCCATCAGCCTGCCGGCTCAGGAGATGACCAAGATCGGCACCATAGCAAGCATTGTAGATAGATTAG TTATAGTGCGGGCGTTTCCTGAGACCCCTGCGGTGGACCTGGACAGTGTTTTGTTCCTGGATAACGGCGCTAAGGCCCTCGGCAAAGTCTTTGACGTCTTCGGCCCG GTAACAGAACCCCACTACTGCGTGCGCTTCAACTCGCAAGAGCACGTGCGCGAGCGCGGCGTACAGGCCGGCGCGGATGTGTTCATCGCACCCGCCAGTCAGCACACCAGCTATGTGTTCCTCACGGAGCTTATGAA AGTAAAAGGCTCGGACGCGTCCTGGCTAAACGACGTAGAGCCGCCGTCGCACCAAGTGGAGTACTCCGATGATGAAGAGGAGAGGAGAGCTAAGAAGGCCGGCAAGGAACAGAAACAGAAGCCCGAGGACTCTGATGGAGAGACGTCTAAGCGCAAACCCAG GAACCAAAGACCATCAGAATCCAGCAGCCGCTTCGGCAGCGGTCCGTCCCGCGGCCGCAACCCCTTCTCCGCCTCGCGCCGCCCCCCTCCCCACCCGcacccccacccccacccccgCGCACAGCGCCCCTGGCCCACCGACAGAACGCCCCCCACCGACTTCGTTCCCCCCTTCGCCCCTCCTTTCCCGCCCCCGTTTAATCCCGCTGCACCCCCTCCTTTCATGCCTAACGCTTTCCAGTTTGGGGGTTCGCCTCGAATGCCCCCTATGCCCCCGATGATGCCCCCATTCCGCCACGCGGTACCCATATTCGGAGCTAACTTCTGCGGGAATCAACCGCAGTGGATGAACGGCCCACCCCCACCTCCGGGTACTTAA
- the LOC134746925 gene encoding zinc finger protein 564-like, which yields MVAYCCVKGCSNNSSNKKKDPNDVTSFHSFPSNTELKQKWLKAIGRPDWAPPAYARICSGHFSYEQINHDGRRIRIKDDAIPVKDLPANSNFEASDVEVCRFCLATEVRLHSLQDGVHRIYLESLIGYNESYNIEGLPQFICYECAAHLKKCYNLLEKSLTVQATLLDIFAQYGKITINLINAKNRKELHLSSSLSIQEIKTIYEFEHSHDLENHESHIERKLVTYDNYLSMPKLEVTDLMINPEGIKDSNNAEALNEDVIEDRNLKDDDRLDDPFDDAFSNSTELGLDDEGISKPENVTLDKVPKRKTLTYPVEANMLPGLTPDERNMLQYFDIIFLKLEQQIEEWSKSRENKEFSGESFKCHICSKVFAHQNSYKLHTQSHDPSRGSAECPVCKARFKSEVLARSHTNRTHVKKFYCKLCPKAFNNVGVAKKHQKWHAGYIYKCNHTQCSFSTAHPSALGVHRRAQHSGAHACARCGRAFVGERGLRLHTVTVHRDIGEEAESEDNSKYRCHQCEINFKSEGARRVHILTSNQHKKKTSLCETTSQQQSLKTTCNKCGTEFPTLKVLIEHRRAEHRRTKQKTSWSLPGDSYPTKCDHCDTVVPNRAEHWRHVRITHPAQRATYRPVVTAVCDTCGKGFQNSTKLALHVLRHGAPSVPCPRCPRVLYDKYALARHAASHAPVRPHRCQQCPRAFKQRANLDRHERVHTGVTPYGCSMCGKKFKYSTSMNLHVRTVHYKLPHPSRKKKNKMDESDSHYQK from the exons ATGGTAGCCTACTGTTGTGTTAAAGGTTGCAGTAATAACAGCAGCAACAAGAAGAAAGACCCCAATGATGTGACATCGTTTCACTC CTTCCCATCAAATACAGAACTTAAACAAAAGTGGCTAAAAGCTATTGGGAGGCCAGACTGGGCTCCACCGGCCTATGCCCGCATTTGCAGCGGACACTTCAGCTATGAGCAGATAAACCATGATGGACGGAGGATACGGATTAAGGATGATGCAATACCTGTAAAAGATTTACCT GCCAACTCCAACTTTGAGGCGTCAGATGTGGAAGTCTGCCGGTTTTGTCTGGCCACTGAGGTGCGCCTGCACAGCCTTCAGGATGGAGTGCACCGAATTTACTTGGAGTCCTTAATAGGATATaat GAAAGCTACAATATAGAAGGTCTTCCACAGTTTATTTGCTATGAGTGTGCCGCTCACCTGAAGAAATGCTACAATTTATTGGAAAAGAGCCTGACTGTACAAGCTACTTTACTGGACATCTTTGCACAATATGGAAAG ATCACAATAAACCTTATTAATGCAAAGAATCGCAAGGAGCTACACTTGTCATCGTCATTAAGCATTcaagaaattaaaacaatttatgAATTCGAACACAGCCATGATTTAGAAAACCATGAAAGCCACATTGAACGTAAACTTGTAACATATGACAATTACTTAAGCATGCCTAAATTAGAAGTTACAGATTTAATGATAAATCCTGAAGGTATTAAAGATAGTAACAATGCTGAAGCACTGAATGAAGATGTCATTGAAGACAGAAACTTGAAAGATGATGATAGATTAGATGATCCTTTTGATGATGCATTTAGTAATTCTACTGAGTTGGGTTTAGATGACGAAGGTATATCTAAACCAGAAAATGTAACACTGGATAAA gTACCCAAACGAAAGACATTAACATATCCTGTCGAAGCAAATATGCTTCCAGGGCTGACGCCTGACGAACGCAACATGCTACagtattttgatattatttttttgaag TTAGAACAACAAATAGAAGAATGGAGCAAATCAAGAGAGAACAAGGAATTTAGTGGAGAATCGTTTAAATGTCACATATGCTCGAAAGTGTTTGCACATCAAAATAGCTATAAACTGCACACACAGAGTCATGATCCC AGCCGAGGGAGCGCCGAGTGTCCCGTATGTAAGGCCCGTTTCAAGAGCGAGGTGTTAGCGCGCTCTCATACCAACCGGACTCATGTTAAGAAGTTCTACTGCAAATTATGTCCGAAGGCTTTCAACAATGT CGGCGTAGCAAAGAAGCATCAAAAGTGGCATGCGGGCTACATATACAAATGCAACCACACACAATGCTCGTTCTCCACCGCGCACCCGTCCGCGCTCGGCGTGCACCGGCGCGCGCAGCACTCCGGCGCGCACgcctgcgcgcgctgcggccgcgccTTCGTCGGCGAGAGGGGGCTGCGGCTGCACACCGTCACCGTACATCGAGACATTGGAGAGGAAGCT GAGTCtgaagataattcaaaatatagaTGTCATCAGTGCGAGATCAATTTCAAGTCGGAAGGGGCGCGTCGAGTCCATATTCTCACGTCTAATCAACACAAGAAGAAAACGAGTCtatg TGAGACAACATCTCAACAACAAAGTCTCAAAACCACTTGCAACAAGTGCGGTACAGAGTTCCCGACGCTCAAGGTGCTAATAGAGCACAGAAGAGCAGAGCACAGAAGGACCAAACAGAAAACCAGCTGGAGTCTGCCAGGAGACTCTTACCCGACGAAGTGTGATCAT TGCGATACGGTTGTGCCCAATCGTGCCGAACATTGGCGTCATGTTCGCATAACACACCCGGCGCAACGCGCCACATACCGGCCCGTAGTGACTGCTGTCTGCGACACTTGCGGGAAAGGCTTCcag AACTCAACAAAACTGGCGCTTCACGTGCTCCGTCACGGCGCGCCATCCGTACCGTGCCCGCGCTGCCCGCGCGTGTTGTATGACAAGTACGCGTTAGCGCGCCACGCCGCTTCACACGCTCCCGTTCGTCCGCACCGCTGCCAGCAGTGTCCGAGGGCCTTTAAACAGAGGGCGAACCTGGATAGACATGAACGG GTGCACACTGGAGTAACTCCATACGGGTGTTCCATGTGCGGTAAGAAGTTCAAATACTCGACCAGCATGAACCTGCACGTGCGCACCGTGCACTATAAGTTGCCGCACCCttcgaggaagaagaagaacaaaatGGATGAGAGTGATAGTCATtatcagaaataa
- the LOC134746814 gene encoding fumarylacetoacetase: MEGNTDKPNDFPIENLPYGVFTSPLNETVKHIGVAYGNVVIDINHIAKYFDGPLLKDQQHVFKQESLNAFMGLTRAHWVEARETIQRLIRTNVLSTASDIKRPTVQMKFVKMHVPVEIGDYTDFYSSIHHATNVGIMFRSKENALMPNWKYLPVGYHGRASSIVVSGTPITRPYGQTLPVEGAAPHFGPCRLMDFELEMGCFVGGPPTALGQRVTAEEAEDRIFGFVLMNDWSARDIQKWEYVPLGPFTAKNLGTTISPWIVTVEALRPFICDNFPQDPEPFPYLKHSDNFNFDIKLEVDLKPEDSSAYTTICRSNFKYMYWTVKQQLAQQTITGCNLKPGDLLGSGTISGETPDSYGSMLELSWKGTKPLRLLNGQERKFLQDGDTVVLRGYCDNGQLRIGFGSCEGKLLPAVPFKQ; encoded by the exons atggAAGGAAATACAGACAAACCTAATGATTTCCCCATAGAAAATCTACCATACGGAGTCTTCACCAGCCCTCtcaat GAAACTGTGAAACATATTGGAGTTGCGTATGGAAACGTTGTTATAGATATAAATCACATCGCTAAATACTTTGACGGGCCGCTTCTAAAGGATCAACAACATGTTTTTAAG CAAGAGAGCCTCAACGCTTTCATGGGCCTTACCAGAGCCCACTGGGTGGAAGCGAGGGAAACTATCCAGAGACTCATCAGGACTAATGTTTTATCTACAGCTTCTGATATCAAACG GCCCACCGTTCAGATGAAGTTCGTGAAGATGCACGTTCCCGTGGAAATCGGGGACTACACCGACTTCTATTCGTCCATCCACCACGCGACCAACGTGGGCATCATGTTCCGCAGCAAGGAGAACGCGCTCATGCCCAACTG GAAATACCTTCCAGTGGGTTATCACGGACGGGCAAGCTCCATCGTTGTTTCAGGAACACCTATAACTAGGCCTTATGGACAAACATTGCCAGTTGAAG GAGCAGCTCCGCACTTTGGCCCGTGCCGCCTCATGGACTTCGAGCTGGAGATGGGCTGCTTCGTCGGAGGCCCGCCCACCGCCCTGGGTCAACGCGTTACTGCCGAGGAAGCTGAGGATAGGATCTTCGGATTCGTGCTTATGAATGATTGGAGTG CACGTGACATCCAAAAATGGGAGTACGTGCCATTGGGGCCTTTCACGGCGAAGAACCTCGGCACCACCATATCGCCGTGGATAGTCACGGTGGAGGCGCTCCGACCTTTCATCTGCGATAACTTCCCGCAGGACCCTGAACCCTTCCCGTATCTCAAGCACAGCGATAACTTCAACTTTGATATCAAGCTTGAAGTGGATTTAAAGC CGGAGGACTCCTCAGCTTACACAACGATTTGCCGGTCGAACTTCAAGTACATGTATTGGACGGTGAAGCAGCAGCTGGCGCAGCAGACCATCACCGGCTGCAACTTGAAGCCTGGTGACTTGCTCGGCTCTGGAACCATCAGTGGCGAA ACTCCTGACTCTTACGGAAGCATGTTAGAGCTCTCGTGGAAGGGCACCAAGCCGCTCCGCTTGCTAAACGGACAAGAGCGCAAATTCCTTCAAGATGGTGACACAGTTGTACTCCGCGGGTACTGCGACAACGGACAGCTACGCATCGGCTTTGGCAGCTGCGAGGGAAAACTGCTGCCTGCAGTGCCTTTTAAGCAATGA
- the LOC134746804 gene encoding NADPH:adrenodoxin oxidoreductase, mitochondrial: protein MSNKLRMFSRMMSSGTRVPHVCIVGAGPAGFYAAMRLTKKLTNVHVDIIEKLPVPFGLIRYGVAPDHPEVKNVINQFTKVAQQDNVNFYGNITLGKDVTLPQLRQNYDAVLLTYGAEEDKVLGIQNEDANNVIAARHFVGWYNGLPSDRNLKVDLSNDTAAILGQGNVAIDVARILLSPIDELKKTDITQHALDALAESKIKNLYLIGRRGPLQVAFTIKELREQLKMKDCSTIWRESDFVGVADVVASLPRPRKRLTELMLKSLEENKIKKVDTNSKRLYPIFLRSPNKFISDKDNVLKGIELFENRLYGNVANVEELKCVSTNEKELLDCGLALRSIGYMSVSADEDLEVLPQGMVNNDNGRILDARPGLAKMYVAGWLGTGPVGVILHTMGNAFLVANMMCEDISKLENSRARGGFEELKRILRNEVVDWEGWNKIDKYEIEQGKKVGKPREKVCDVAKMLEIAYS, encoded by the coding sequence ATGAGTAACAAATTAAGAATGTTTTCAAGGATGATGTCCTCGGGTACGAGAGTGCCTCATGTTTGCATTGTTGGTGCGGGCCCTGCCGGTTTCTACGCGGCGATGCGTCTGACCAAGAAACTCACAAACGTCCACGTAGATATCATCGAGAAACTGCCTGTGCCCTTCGGACTGATCAGGTACGGAGTCGCCCCTGACCATCCAGAGGTCAAAAACGTCATTAACCAGTTCACAAAAGTTGCCCAACAGGACAACGTGAATTTTTATGGAAATATTACATTAGGTAAAGATGTTACATTGCCTCAATTAAGGCAAAATTATGACGCTGTGCTATTGACTTATGGTGCTGAAGAAGATAAGGTGCTGGGTATTCAAAATGAGGATGCTAATAATGTAATTGCAGCAAGGCATTTCGTTGGATGGTACAATGGACTTCCCAGCGATAGGAACCTTAAAGTAGACTTATCAAACGACACTGCTGCTATCCTTGGACAAGGAAATGTTGCAATAGATGTAGCTAGAATTTTGCTTTCACCAATAGATGAGTTAAAGAAAACAGACATAACACAACATGCACTTGATGCCTTAGCTGAATCCAAGATCAAAAACCTATATTTGATTGGACGTAGAGGGCCTTTGCAAGTAGCTTTTACGATTAAAGAATTACGAGAGCAGCTGAAGATGAAGGATTGTAGCACAATTTGGAGAGAGAGTGACTTTGTAGGAGTTGCAGATGTGGTGGCCAGTCTTCCTCGACCACGTAAACGGCTGACAGAGCTCATGTTAAAATCTTtagaagaaaacaaaataaagaaaGTAGACACAAATAGTAAAAGACTATATCCAATATTTTTACGAAGCCCtaataaatttataagtgaTAAAGACAATGTATTAAAGGGGATAGAATTGTTTGAAAATAGATTGTATGGAAATGTAGCAAATGTTGAAGAGCTAAAGTGTGTTTCTACTAATGAAAAGGAGTTACTAGACTGTGGGTTAGCATTAAGAAGTATTGGGTATATGAGTGTGAGTGCAGATGAGGATTTAGAAGTCCTTCCTCAAGGAATGGTGAATAATGATAATGGGAGGATTTTGGATGCCCGTCCAGGGCTGGCAAAGATGTATGTTGCCGGTTGGCTTGGAACCGGGCCAGTTGGTGTAATACTACACACTATGGGCAACGCATTTCTAGTTGCTAACATGATGTGTGAAGATATTAGCAAGTTAGAGAATAGCAGAGCGAGGGGTGGATTTGAAGAACTTAAAAGAATCTTACGGAATGAAGTAGTTGACTGGGAAGGCTGGAACAAAATTGATAAATATGAGATAGAGCAGGGCAAGAAAGTGGGCAAACCAAGGGAGAAAGTTTGTGATGTTGCAAAGATGTTGGAAATTGCTTATTCTTGA